A region from the Salidesulfovibrio onnuriiensis genome encodes:
- a CDS encoding ABC transporter ATP-binding protein — protein MANLTLSDISVRFGGLQALTDVNFSVQEGEIVGLIGPNGAGKTTVFNVITGVYKASDGQVSYDDKVITGLRPYQVLSMGIARTFQNIRLFQNMTALENCMVAQHSRSRAGVFRAIFRTPGQKREEKRIAEKSLEALRFMGLADYADEVASNLPYGHQRRLEIARALASEPHTILLDEPAAGLNPAESHELMETIGRISELGINVLMVEHDMKVVMGICSRIVVLDHGVMIAEGKPEEIQRDPKVIEAYLGQ, from the coding sequence ATGGCAAATCTCACTCTTTCAGACATTAGTGTTCGGTTTGGCGGGCTTCAGGCGCTCACAGACGTGAATTTCTCCGTTCAGGAAGGAGAGATCGTCGGCCTGATCGGCCCCAATGGTGCTGGCAAGACCACCGTGTTCAACGTCATCACGGGCGTGTACAAGGCATCGGACGGCCAGGTGAGTTATGACGACAAGGTCATCACCGGGTTGCGTCCCTATCAGGTGCTTTCCATGGGCATTGCCAGGACCTTCCAGAATATTCGTCTATTCCAGAACATGACCGCGCTTGAAAACTGCATGGTGGCGCAGCACAGCCGCAGCAGGGCGGGCGTGTTCCGGGCGATATTCCGCACTCCCGGCCAGAAGCGGGAAGAGAAACGCATCGCGGAGAAATCCTTGGAGGCCCTGCGTTTCATGGGACTGGCCGACTATGCGGACGAGGTGGCCTCCAATCTGCCGTACGGGCACCAGCGCCGCCTGGAGATCGCCCGTGCATTGGCATCCGAACCACACACCATCCTGCTGGACGAGCCCGCCGCCGGGCTTAATCCCGCCGAAAGCCATGAGCTGATGGAGACCATCGGTCGCATTTCCGAGCTGGGCATCAACGTGCTCATGGTGGAACACGACATGAAGGTCGTCATGGGCATCTGCAGCAGGATAGTGGTGCTGGACCATGGTGTGATGATCGCCGAGGGGAAACCGGAGGAGATACAGAGGGACCCGAAGGTGATCGAGGCATATCTCGGCCAATAA
- a CDS encoding ABC transporter ATP-binding protein, producing MSDSKEVILELRDVTSAYGNIEALKGISLKVHKGEIVSIIGANGAGKSTTLMTICNIVHARKGDILYRGERINDVGSDVLPSMGLCQVPEGRRIFPRLTVTENLEMGAFFRKDPAGIKEDMERAFEFFPKLRERRRQLGGTLSGGEQQMLAIGRAILSRPKVLLLDEPSMGLAPLIVQQIFRIIEEINSQGVTVLLVEQNANLALQASGRGYVLETGSVVMEDDAKALLNNEDIRKAYLGE from the coding sequence ATGAGCGACAGCAAAGAAGTCATTCTCGAACTCAGGGACGTGACCTCGGCCTACGGCAACATCGAGGCGCTCAAGGGCATCTCCCTGAAGGTGCACAAGGGCGAGATCGTTTCCATCATCGGCGCCAACGGCGCGGGCAAGTCCACCACGCTGATGACCATCTGCAACATCGTGCACGCCAGGAAGGGGGACATCCTCTACCGGGGCGAGCGCATCAACGACGTGGGTTCGGACGTGCTGCCCTCCATGGGCCTGTGCCAGGTTCCCGAGGGGCGGCGCATCTTCCCGCGACTGACCGTCACCGAGAACCTGGAGATGGGCGCGTTCTTCCGCAAGGACCCGGCAGGGATCAAGGAGGACATGGAGCGGGCCTTCGAGTTCTTCCCCAAGCTGCGTGAACGGCGCAGGCAGCTGGGCGGCACCCTTTCCGGCGGCGAGCAGCAGATGCTGGCCATCGGGCGGGCCATCCTGAGCCGCCCCAAGGTGCTGCTCCTGGACGAACCGTCCATGGGCCTAGCCCCGCTCATCGTGCAGCAGATCTTCAGGATCATCGAGGAAATCAACAGCCAGGGCGTCACCGTGCTCCTGGTGGAGCAGAACGCCAACCTGGCCCTGCAGGCCTCCGGCCGGGGCTATGTCCTGGAAACCGGTTCCGTGGTCATGGAGGATGACGCCAAGGCGTTGCTCAACAACGAGGACATCCGCAAGGCCTATCTGGGCGAATAG
- the ahbB gene encoding siroheme decarboxylase subunit beta: protein MARMIFTETEERILALAGGDIPDHPEPFKIIAEQAGADEAEVIDLLTRLRDSKVIRRFGATLRHQKAGYGHNAMVAWRVPEERIEEVGEIFASRPEISHCYVRRTYPEWTFNFYTMIHGERPGHCAEVVTELEEATGIDDNCVLNSIKELKKTSMVYFK, encoded by the coding sequence ATGGCACGCATGATATTCACCGAGACCGAGGAAAGGATACTGGCCCTGGCGGGCGGGGATATCCCCGACCACCCGGAACCATTCAAGATTATTGCAGAACAGGCCGGAGCCGACGAGGCCGAGGTCATCGATCTGCTGACCCGGCTGCGCGACAGCAAGGTCATCCGCCGCTTCGGGGCCACCCTGCGGCACCAGAAGGCGGGCTACGGCCATAACGCCATGGTCGCCTGGCGGGTGCCCGAGGAACGCATCGAAGAGGTGGGCGAGATCTTTGCCTCGCGTCCGGAGATCAGCCACTGCTACGTGCGCCGCACCTATCCGGAGTGGACCTTCAACTTCTACACCATGATCCACGGCGAGCGGCCCGGCCACTGCGCCGAGGTGGTCACGGAGCTGGAGGAAGCCACCGGCATTGACGACAACTGCGTTCTCAACAGCATCAAGGAACTCAAGAAGACCTCCATGGTCTATTTCAAGTAG
- a CDS encoding branched-chain amino acid ABC transporter permease: MDYFLQQLINGITLGGVYALIALGYTMVYGIIQLINFAHGEFFAAGGYMGVIIISYLAAQGVSPVLCIGLGLGLTMAYCALLAMAVEKVAYKPLRSSSRLSVLLSALGMSIFLQNGLMLTQGVYDKAYPTEMTAGGFEFGNVVLSYMQIYIVLITAGLLVALNLLVFKTRIGKAMRATAQDKIMSALVGINSNKIISLTFAIGAGLAAAAGIMVGFYYGSVNYSMGFVPGIKAFAAAVLGGIGNITGAMIGGLVIGMVEIFAAGYLSSEYKDVFAFIILIAVLYFRPTGIMGENVDDTRV; this comes from the coding sequence ATGGACTACTTTCTGCAACAGCTCATCAACGGTATCACCCTCGGCGGGGTCTACGCCCTCATCGCCCTGGGCTATACCATGGTCTACGGCATCATCCAGTTGATCAACTTTGCCCACGGCGAATTCTTTGCAGCGGGCGGGTACATGGGTGTGATCATCATCAGCTACCTGGCGGCGCAGGGGGTGAGCCCGGTGCTGTGCATCGGCCTGGGCCTGGGCCTGACCATGGCCTACTGCGCCCTGCTGGCCATGGCCGTGGAAAAGGTGGCCTACAAGCCCCTGCGCAGCAGTTCGCGCCTGTCCGTGCTGCTTTCGGCCCTGGGCATGTCCATCTTCCTCCAGAACGGCCTCATGCTCACCCAGGGCGTGTACGACAAGGCCTATCCCACGGAGATGACCGCAGGGGGCTTCGAATTCGGCAATGTGGTCCTTTCCTACATGCAGATCTACATAGTCCTCATCACGGCCGGGCTGCTGGTGGCCCTGAACCTGCTCGTGTTCAAGACCCGCATCGGCAAGGCCATGCGCGCCACGGCCCAGGACAAGATCATGTCCGCGCTGGTGGGCATCAATTCCAACAAGATCATTTCCCTGACCTTTGCCATCGGCGCGGGGCTGGCCGCGGCAGCGGGCATCATGGTCGGATTCTATTACGGCTCGGTGAACTATTCCATGGGCTTCGTGCCCGGCATCAAGGCCTTTGCCGCAGCAGTGCTCGGCGGCATCGGCAACATCACCGGCGCCATGATCGGCGGCCTGGTCATCGGCATGGTCGAGATTTTCGCCGCAGGCTATCTTTCCAGCGAATACAAGGACGTGTTCGCCTTCATCATTCTGATCGCGGTCCTGTACTTCAGGCCCACCGGCATCATGGGAGAGAACGTCGATGATACAAGAGTTTAA
- a CDS encoding methyl-accepting chemotaxis protein, producing MKLNIKTKIILGFTSAMVLIGLTLFTIVSLNTYSGTFNAKTESMRSQLAQVDTAVNIFLEEAKMNATMLSRYKGLQRADEITTSYVSATQQLKSVPDPGDTVGEEAVELFSLAQGTHPSYVEVFIGTKNGAFVTAVADSMMPAGYDPRKRPWYTEALNAGGKPSLSKAYMSTTGAAVASVVHTVTRGGETIAVVGMDISLANLTAITEAIRLGETGYVVLVQDDGVVLADPKTPDNNFKNVSELDAAYKELFNLASGETEVSLNGVEMVAVVHTSKNGWKILGIMEKSEIMAPVYSNLWQFSVAIIICLGVVIALIWLFIERMLISPIQAIVGFLNRAAGGDYTHRVDVHRRDEIGTMVQALNTMSDKLVEVVAQVVEGSAEVAAGSEQLSATSESLSQGATEQASSLEEVSSSMEEMASNIEANAKNAHDTEGIARKSSGNAEEGGQAVAETVSAMKQIAEKISIIEDIARQTNLLALNAAIEAARAGEHGKGFAVVAAEVRKLAERSGAAAAEISELSSNSVAVAEKAGEMLSSLVPDIQKTAELIQEISVASSEQNSGADQINSALQQLDHVVQQNASASEEMASTSHDLADQASELQHIISFFKVDGGGRATPLRQAPKAQRKQQQLPPAAPPKKKAAPAAPKRSAAAPDAGKGVALEMDMSDDDFEKF from the coding sequence ATGAAACTGAACATCAAGACAAAAATCATCCTGGGGTTCACTTCGGCCATGGTGCTCATAGGGCTCACGCTGTTCACCATCGTGTCCCTGAACACCTACTCGGGCACCTTCAACGCCAAGACGGAGTCCATGCGCAGCCAGCTTGCGCAGGTGGATACGGCAGTGAACATCTTCCTTGAGGAAGCGAAGATGAACGCCACCATGCTGTCGCGGTACAAGGGACTACAGCGGGCCGACGAGATCACGACCTCGTACGTGTCGGCCACCCAGCAGCTGAAATCCGTACCGGACCCGGGCGACACGGTCGGCGAAGAGGCCGTGGAACTGTTTTCGCTGGCCCAGGGAACACACCCCAGCTATGTCGAGGTATTCATCGGCACCAAGAACGGCGCATTCGTGACCGCCGTGGCCGACAGCATGATGCCCGCCGGCTATGACCCGCGCAAGCGCCCCTGGTACACCGAGGCCCTCAATGCCGGCGGCAAGCCGTCCCTGTCCAAGGCCTATATGTCCACCACCGGTGCCGCCGTGGCCAGCGTCGTGCACACCGTCACCCGTGGCGGCGAAACCATTGCCGTGGTGGGCATGGACATCTCCCTCGCAAACCTGACCGCCATCACCGAGGCCATCCGGCTGGGCGAAACCGGATACGTGGTCCTGGTCCAGGATGACGGCGTGGTCCTCGCCGACCCCAAGACGCCGGACAACAACTTCAAGAACGTCTCCGAACTCGACGCCGCCTACAAGGAACTCTTCAACCTTGCCAGCGGCGAGACCGAGGTGAGCCTGAACGGCGTGGAAATGGTCGCCGTGGTGCACACGTCGAAAAACGGCTGGAAGATTCTGGGCATCATGGAAAAAAGCGAGATAATGGCCCCGGTCTACAGTAACCTCTGGCAGTTCTCGGTGGCCATCATCATCTGCCTGGGCGTGGTCATCGCACTCATCTGGCTGTTCATCGAAAGGATGCTCATCAGCCCCATCCAGGCCATTGTCGGTTTCCTGAACCGCGCCGCGGGCGGCGATTACACCCACCGGGTGGATGTCCACCGCAGGGACGAGATCGGCACCATGGTGCAGGCCCTGAACACCATGTCCGACAAGCTGGTGGAAGTGGTGGCCCAGGTGGTGGAAGGCAGCGCCGAAGTGGCCGCTGGAAGCGAGCAGCTTTCGGCCACGTCGGAATCCCTTTCCCAAGGGGCCACCGAACAGGCGTCCTCGCTTGAGGAGGTGTCCTCATCCATGGAAGAGATGGCCTCCAACATCGAGGCCAACGCCAAGAACGCCCACGACACAGAAGGCATCGCCCGCAAGAGCTCGGGCAATGCCGAGGAAGGCGGCCAGGCCGTGGCCGAAACCGTTTCGGCCATGAAGCAGATCGCGGAAAAGATCTCCATCATCGAGGACATTGCCCGCCAGACCAACCTGCTGGCGCTCAACGCGGCCATCGAGGCGGCCCGCGCCGGCGAGCACGGCAAGGGCTTTGCCGTGGTTGCCGCCGAAGTGCGCAAGCTGGCCGAACGCTCGGGGGCCGCGGCCGCCGAGATCAGCGAGCTCTCCTCCAACAGTGTGGCCGTGGCCGAAAAGGCGGGGGAAATGCTCAGCTCCCTGGTGCCGGACATCCAGAAGACCGCGGAACTGATCCAGGAGATATCCGTGGCCAGCAGCGAGCAAAACAGCGGCGCGGACCAGATCAACTCGGCGCTGCAGCAGCTGGATCATGTGGTGCAGCAAAACGCCTCGGCCTCCGAGGAGATGGCCTCCACCTCCCACGACCTGGCGGACCAGGCCAGTGAACTGCAGCACATCATCTCCTTCTTCAAGGTGGACGGCGGCGGCAGGGCAACCCCGCTGCGCCAGGCCCCGAAGGCCCAGCGCAAGCAGCAACAGCTGCCTCCGGCGGCTCCGCCCAAGAAGAAAGCCGCCCCGGCGGCCCCCAAGCGCTCTGCGGCGGCCCCTGACGCGGGCAAGGGCGTGGCCCTGGAAATGGACATGTCGGACGACGACTTTGAAAAGTTCTAA
- the livM gene encoding high-affinity branched-chain amino acid ABC transporter permease LivM, whose product MIQEFKKRWASFGIGLIWLFIILWPLLGIKPEGFEFGPTIALWSKLAVAALCIMIVYELNIRGVFDGAKKVGASLADGTQKVYSAVPQWIPILMVLAFALAFPAMTGRYGHDVACNVLIYVCLGLGLNIVVGLAGLLDLGYIAFYGVGAYTYALLSIHFQLSFWMSLPIAGSLAAIAGCIIGYPTLRMRGDYLAIVTLGFGEIVRLILNNWMELTNGPNGLSGIQRPGLSWLDPTNGFSLEHLWVKKVWMYYYVILFIAICTIIAVYRLNYSRIGRAWEAIREDETAAELMGVNTFLLKLLAYASGAVFAGFAGAFFASRMRFVSPESFTFLESAMVLAMVVLGGMGSIPGVILGALALIALPEVFREFDLYRMLVFGGVMTLMMLVRPKGIWPAKRVGRRSEEMD is encoded by the coding sequence ATGATACAAGAGTTTAAGAAAAGGTGGGCCTCCTTCGGGATCGGCCTCATCTGGCTGTTCATCATCCTGTGGCCGCTCCTGGGCATCAAACCGGAAGGCTTCGAGTTCGGTCCGACCATCGCCCTGTGGAGCAAGCTGGCCGTGGCCGCCCTGTGCATCATGATCGTCTACGAACTGAACATACGCGGGGTGTTCGACGGGGCCAAGAAGGTGGGGGCGTCCCTCGCCGACGGCACCCAGAAGGTCTATTCTGCCGTGCCGCAGTGGATTCCCATCCTCATGGTTCTGGCCTTTGCCCTGGCCTTCCCGGCCATGACCGGCCGCTACGGCCATGATGTGGCCTGCAACGTGCTCATCTACGTCTGCCTGGGGCTGGGCCTGAACATCGTGGTGGGCCTGGCCGGTCTGCTGGACCTGGGCTACATCGCCTTCTACGGCGTGGGGGCCTATACCTACGCGCTGCTGTCCATCCACTTCCAGCTTTCCTTCTGGATGAGCCTGCCCATTGCCGGCTCCCTGGCGGCCATTGCCGGCTGCATCATCGGCTACCCGACCCTGCGCATGCGCGGGGACTATCTGGCCATCGTCACCCTGGGCTTCGGGGAAATCGTGCGGCTCATCCTCAACAACTGGATGGAGCTGACCAACGGCCCCAACGGCCTGTCCGGCATCCAGCGGCCCGGCCTGTCCTGGCTGGACCCCACCAACGGGTTTTCCCTGGAGCACCTCTGGGTCAAGAAGGTCTGGATGTACTACTACGTGATCCTGTTCATCGCCATCTGCACCATTATCGCGGTCTACCGGCTCAACTATTCGCGCATCGGGCGCGCCTGGGAGGCCATCCGCGAGGACGAGACCGCAGCCGAACTCATGGGCGTGAACACCTTCCTGCTCAAACTGCTGGCCTATGCCTCGGGCGCGGTGTTCGCCGGATTTGCCGGGGCCTTCTTCGCCTCCCGCATGCGTTTTGTCAGCCCCGAGTCCTTCACCTTCCTGGAGTCGGCCATGGTGCTGGCCATGGTGGTGCTCGGCGGCATGGGGTCCATTCCGGGGGTCATCCTCGGGGCCCTGGCCCTCATCGCCCTGCCCGAGGTCTTCCGCGAGTTCGACCTTTACCGCATGCTGGTCTTCGGCGGGGTCATGACCCTGATGATGCTGGTGCGTCCCAAGGGTATCTGGCCCGCCAAGCGGGTGGGCCGCCGGTCCGAGGAAATGGATTAG
- a CDS encoding branched-chain amino acid ABC transporter substrate-binding protein produces MKRILALILVLAMTLAAASAFAETLKLGSMSPLTGPYAADGNDIANGVRTAIEVTKADGGIPGFDDITLSAQDTACDPRQAVAAANKLINDEVVAVIGAYCSSATLPASETLDEEDIMMLTPASTNEKVTERGLKNMFRTCGRDDDQSKAAVRFMKDFVKAKSIYLVDDKTAYSQGLADNVEKASPAAGIKVLGHDHVNQGDKDFSAVLTKVKAANPDVFYVSLQNSATGALLVIQAKRMGIDAVYLAQDAVYHPQLIEIAKDAANGMYLTFGYVDTEASSYQKFIKAYEPKYGKPGAYSAYAYDSAMAYLAAVKKAGSTDLDKVRAALLSLEIDGASKKFKYLENGDSGSNYIIRQIQNGEYINFWNAQTGEKY; encoded by the coding sequence ATGAAACGCATCTTGGCATTGATACTCGTGCTGGCCATGACCCTGGCCGCCGCCTCCGCCTTTGCGGAAACCCTGAAACTCGGGAGCATGAGTCCCCTGACCGGCCCCTACGCAGCCGACGGCAACGACATTGCAAACGGTGTGCGCACCGCCATTGAAGTCACCAAGGCCGACGGCGGCATCCCCGGCTTCGACGACATCACCCTGTCCGCACAGGACACCGCATGCGACCCCCGCCAGGCCGTTGCGGCAGCCAACAAGCTCATCAACGATGAAGTGGTGGCCGTCATCGGCGCCTACTGCTCCAGCGCCACCCTGCCCGCATCCGAAACCCTGGATGAGGAAGACATCATGATGCTGACCCCGGCTTCCACCAACGAGAAGGTGACCGAGCGCGGCCTCAAGAACATGTTCCGCACCTGCGGCCGCGACGATGACCAGTCCAAGGCCGCCGTGCGCTTCATGAAGGATTTCGTCAAGGCCAAGAGCATCTACCTGGTGGACGACAAGACCGCGTACTCCCAGGGCCTGGCCGACAACGTGGAAAAGGCGAGCCCCGCCGCCGGCATCAAGGTGCTGGGACATGACCATGTCAACCAGGGCGACAAGGACTTCTCCGCCGTGCTGACCAAGGTCAAGGCCGCCAACCCGGACGTCTTCTACGTCTCCCTGCAGAACTCCGCCACGGGCGCGCTCCTGGTCATCCAGGCCAAGCGCATGGGCATCGACGCCGTGTACCTGGCCCAGGACGCCGTGTACCACCCGCAGCTCATCGAGATCGCCAAGGACGCAGCCAACGGCATGTACCTGACCTTCGGTTACGTGGACACCGAGGCATCTTCCTACCAGAAGTTCATCAAGGCCTACGAACCCAAGTACGGCAAGCCCGGCGCATATTCCGCCTATGCCTACGACTCGGCCATGGCCTACCTGGCCGCAGTGAAGAAGGCCGGCTCCACCGACCTGGACAAGGTCCGCGCAGCCCTGCTGTCCCTGGAGATTGACGGCGCTTCCAAGAAGTTCAAGTACCTGGAAAACGGTGATTCCGGTTCCAACTACATCATTCGCCAGATCCAGAACGGCGAATACATCAACTTCTGGAACGCCCAGACCGGTGAAAAGTACTAG
- a CDS encoding PAS domain S-box protein has translation MSCPLEGGGQANCTERDMQVLAKRLQEKEAWLMQRILHYAKEYGYTPYTSTLVEAWQVSISGLTDAIVSQIESKGGALPPFGAGDNFTGDPIARFGVLEGQRHRERGIPIGMFLGLLKYYRQTYLDFADQFFAEFPSLPDYRRFVIGCFDRFELGISVEWTGKEDREFIAELQHKNRQVTNQKNQFMTVLESLRSPVFLLDENNLVMHMNEAGARLCADEAGKGPLHYGGVDHAGDVEEQSWMGRPVESLLPFMDALRFGPRFGQQKSFEQQVEVRGELRTYNVDWSSMVDVSDKFSGSVLVFNDVTRRKNVEGQLRQAKAELEQRVEERTEESREAHRKLQAIMDFSPMLISIFDNEGRYLMVNKACSDVIGLPGTEIVGKTFADLLPVEVARTFHARLAKLTGSQQSMMVDDCIDVGGRKNYYSTSLFPLFNDLGQAYAFCGISVDVTLRKRADESFAKVSQQNAMILNAAGEGIFGIGVNGRITFVNPAAAAMLGWDALELTGKSSHKACHHTHLGGSHYPEESCPISRTLATGKPSRGRNEYFWRKDGTSFPVSYKCMPIVEKGRVSGVVVTFSDISEQKRIERELMEARDRAEIASEAKSQFLSNMSHELRTPLNGIVGMVQLLLGQELDPEHREYLEMLKLSSDKLLELLKNLFDLSSIEFGRMERRDSEFGLRKSLEPMLATASVQAKLKGLDFNVFYDKSLPTQLHGDILHLKQALINLLKNAVQYTFAGEISLRVQDAGREAGGVRRIRFIVSDTGIGIPPDKQLSVLENFALGEHYMTKRYSGSGLGLSIAARLVDLLGGSLYLCSEVGAGSSFAFTLEMRECPSRISAGLVEQLSQTTVPMHILYVEDEDANQLLVKTLLDRAGHSVEVVPNGAEALEALSHKEYDLVLMDIQMPVMDGLEATRRIREMSLNVPVIALTAYAGDEDRERFEAVGMDGLLHKPLEISQLMKTLAYHGERRH, from the coding sequence ATGTCCTGTCCGCTGGAAGGGGGCGGACAGGCAAACTGCACGGAGCGTGACATGCAGGTCCTGGCAAAACGCCTTCAGGAAAAGGAAGCGTGGCTTATGCAGCGCATCCTTCATTATGCCAAGGAATACGGGTACACACCTTATACCTCGACCCTGGTGGAGGCCTGGCAGGTTTCCATTTCCGGGCTCACGGACGCCATAGTCAGCCAGATAGAATCCAAGGGCGGCGCGTTGCCTCCGTTCGGAGCGGGCGACAATTTCACGGGCGACCCCATTGCCCGTTTCGGGGTTCTGGAAGGGCAGCGGCACCGGGAGCGGGGCATCCCCATCGGCATGTTTCTCGGCCTGCTCAAGTATTACCGGCAGACCTATCTCGATTTCGCGGACCAGTTCTTTGCCGAATTCCCCAGCCTTCCCGACTACAGGCGTTTCGTCATCGGCTGCTTCGACCGGTTCGAGCTGGGCATCAGCGTGGAATGGACCGGCAAGGAGGACCGGGAGTTCATCGCCGAGTTGCAGCACAAGAACCGCCAGGTCACCAATCAGAAAAACCAGTTCATGACCGTGCTGGAAAGCCTGCGCTCTCCGGTGTTCCTGCTGGACGAGAACAACCTGGTCATGCACATGAACGAGGCCGGGGCCAGGCTTTGCGCCGATGAGGCCGGAAAGGGCCCCCTGCATTACGGCGGCGTGGATCATGCCGGGGATGTGGAGGAGCAGTCCTGGATGGGCAGGCCCGTGGAATCCCTGCTGCCCTTCATGGATGCGCTCCGGTTCGGGCCGCGTTTCGGCCAGCAGAAGTCGTTCGAGCAGCAGGTCGAGGTCCGGGGCGAGCTCCGCACCTACAACGTGGACTGGAGTTCCATGGTGGACGTGTCGGACAAGTTTTCGGGTTCGGTGCTCGTGTTCAACGACGTTACCCGGCGCAAGAACGTGGAAGGGCAGTTGCGCCAGGCCAAGGCGGAACTGGAACAGCGGGTTGAGGAGCGCACCGAGGAATCGCGCGAGGCCCACCGCAAGCTGCAGGCCATCATGGACTTCAGCCCCATGCTTATTTCCATTTTCGACAACGAGGGCCGCTACCTTATGGTCAACAAGGCCTGCAGCGACGTCATCGGGCTGCCCGGCACGGAAATCGTGGGCAAGACCTTTGCGGACCTGCTGCCCGTGGAGGTGGCGCGGACCTTCCATGCCCGCCTGGCCAAGCTGACCGGTTCCCAGCAGTCCATGATGGTGGACGACTGCATCGATGTGGGCGGCAGGAAGAATTATTATTCCACCAGTCTTTTCCCCCTGTTCAACGACCTGGGGCAGGCCTACGCCTTTTGCGGCATTTCCGTGGACGTGACCCTGCGCAAGCGCGCGGACGAGTCCTTTGCCAAGGTGAGCCAGCAGAACGCCATGATCCTCAATGCCGCGGGCGAGGGGATCTTCGGCATCGGCGTCAACGGGCGCATCACCTTCGTCAATCCGGCGGCGGCGGCAATGCTGGGCTGGGACGCCCTGGAGCTCACCGGCAAGAGCTCCCACAAGGCATGCCATCATACCCACCTGGGCGGCAGTCATTACCCCGAGGAAAGCTGCCCCATCAGCAGGACCCTGGCAACGGGCAAGCCGAGTCGCGGGCGCAATGAATATTTCTGGCGCAAAGACGGCACCAGCTTCCCGGTGTCCTACAAGTGCATGCCCATTGTGGAGAAGGGGCGCGTGTCCGGGGTGGTGGTGACCTTCAGCGACATCAGCGAGCAGAAGCGCATTGAGCGCGAACTGATGGAGGCCCGGGACCGGGCAGAGATCGCCAGCGAGGCCAAGAGTCAGTTCCTGTCCAACATGAGCCATGAACTGCGGACGCCGCTCAACGGCATCGTGGGCATGGTCCAGCTGCTCCTCGGCCAGGAGCTGGATCCGGAGCATCGCGAATACCTGGAAATGCTCAAGCTGTCTTCGGACAAGTTGCTCGAGCTGCTCAAGAACCTTTTCGACCTGTCCAGCATCGAGTTTGGGCGCATGGAGCGCCGGGACAGCGAATTCGGGCTGCGCAAGAGCCTGGAGCCCATGCTGGCCACCGCCTCGGTGCAGGCCAAGCTCAAGGGGCTAGATTTCAACGTCTTTTACGACAAGTCTTTGCCGACCCAACTGCATGGCGACATCCTGCATCTCAAGCAGGCGCTCATCAACCTGCTCAAGAATGCGGTCCAGTACACCTTTGCCGGGGAAATATCCCTGCGGGTCCAGGACGCGGGCAGGGAGGCCGGAGGCGTCCGGCGCATCCGGTTCATTGTCTCGGATACGGGCATCGGCATCCCCCCGGACAAGCAGCTTTCGGTCCTGGAGAACTTCGCCCTGGGCGAGCATTACATGACCAAGCGGTACAGCGGTTCCGGGCTGGGGCTGAGCATCGCGGCCCGGCTGGTGGACCTGCTCGGCGGCAGTCTCTACCTGTGCAGCGAGGTGGGCGCCGGGAGTTCCTTTGCCTTCACCCTGGAAATGCGCGAGTGCCCGAGCCGGATTTCCGCCGGGCTGGTGGAACAGCTCAGCCAGACCACGGTGCCCATGCATATTCTCTATGTGGAGGATGAGGACGCCAACCAGCTTCTGGTCAAGACCCTCCTGGACCGGGCCGGGCACAGCGTGGAGGTGGTCCCCAACGGGGCCGAGGCCCTGGAGGCCCTCTCGCACAAGGAGTACGACCTGGTGCTCATGGACATTCAGATGCCAGTCATGGACGGCCTGGAGGCCACCCGGCGCATCCGTGAAATGTCCCTCAACGTGCCGGTCATCGCCCTGACCGCCTATGCGGGCGACGAGGACCGCGAACGCTTCGAGGCCGTGGGCATGGACGGGCTGCTGCACAAGCCCCTGGAGATTTCCCAGCTCATGAAGACCCTGGCCTACCACGGGGAAAGGCGTCATTAG